The following are from one region of the Epinephelus fuscoguttatus linkage group LG11, E.fuscoguttatus.final_Chr_v1 genome:
- the pnrc1 gene encoding proline-rich nuclear receptor coactivator 1, whose amino-acid sequence MLDGSPTPSDEANIGNVENNNPISLIPSSDGVNTGNKTRQALLKKGGRKLRSTAPLHHLKPPRNSPNIRLSDHNNNSLAAASAHKPAAQPGTEHPTGTQTVLTLHHLKQGAKKEQLKSKGGRLERGATQPDGQPARNLPRNDQTAQNMIKRSHKPKQGQTPGASHSIKKKDNSSPNKPSSLHQPPLREQKKPLRNSGNVKIVNIPSAEAAPEYLKDGEKVYAGAKFSEPPSPSVLPKPPSHWVGENEPQQSNQSREQMTVHLKSLLKVQDNNNDHI is encoded by the exons atgttgGACGGATCTCCGACTCCCAGCGATGAAGCTAACATCGGCAACGTCGAAAACAACAACCCGATATCGTTAATTCCCAGCAGTGATGGGGTGAACACGGGCAATAAGACGAGGCAGGCGCTGCTGAAGAAAGGAGGAAGGAAGCTGCGGTCGACGGCGCCGCTGCATCACCTGAAACCTCCGAGAAACAGCCCCAACATCCGGCTGTCTGACCACAACAACAACTCTCTCGCTGCTGCATCTGCTCACAAACCTGCAGCTCAGCCCGGTACCGAGCACCCTACAGGAACACAAACCGTGCTCACCCTCCATCATCTCAAACAGGGAGCCAAGAAGGAG CAACTGAAATCCAAAGGTGGCCGATTGGAGAGAGGAGCCACACAGCCAGATGGCCAGCCTGCCCGCAACCTGCCCCGAAATGATCAAACCGCCCAGAACATGATCAAACGGAGCCACAAGCCCAAGCAGGGCCAAACCCCTGGAGCATCCCACTCcataaagaaaaaagataacAGCAGCCCGAATAAGCCCTCATCTCTCCACCAGCCTCCACTCCGGGAGCAGAAAAAACCCCTCCGCAACTCGGGCAACGTGAAGATTGTGAACATACCGTCTGCTGAAGCTGCACCTGAATACCTCAAAGATGGCGAGAAGGTCTACGCTGGAGCTAAGTTCAGTGAGCCGCCGTCGCCGAGTGTCTTACCTAAACCGCCCAGTCACTGGGTGGGAGAAAACGAGCCTCAACAGAGCAACCAAAGCCGAGAGCAAATGACTGTTCACTTAAAGTCGCTGCTGAAGGTacaagataataataatgatcacaTCTGA
- the crip2l gene encoding cysteine-rich protein 2-like, whose translation MASKCPKCDKTVYFAEKVSSLGKDWHKFCLKCERCNKTLNPGGHAEHDGTPYCHKPCYAALFGPKGVNIGGAGSYVYDAPVNEAPAAVSMETNAKPEERKAPARGPVKAASFSSFSGGPNICPRCNKTVYFAEKVSSLGKNWHRPCLRCERCSKTLAPGSHAEHDGQPYCHKPCYAVLFGPKGVNTGGVGSYIYDEPEAEAQP comes from the exons cGGAGAAGGTGTCATCTTTAGGGAAAGACTGGCACAAGTTCTGTTTGAAATGTGAGCGCTGCAACAAGACGTTGAATCCAGGAGGCCACGCTGAG CATGATGGGACGCCTTATTGCCACAAGCCCTGCTACGCTGCCCTCTTCGGTCCAAAAG GAGTGAACATCGGAGGAGCTGGTTCCTACGTGTACGACGCTCCTGTCAACGAAGCCCCTGCTGCCGTCTCCATGGAAACAAATGCCAAACCAGAGGAGAGAAAAGCCCCCGCACGGGGACCAGTGAAGG CTGCAAGCTTCTCGTCTTTCTCTGGAGGACCCAACATTTGCCCCAGATGCAACAAGACGGTTTATTTCG ctgAAAAGGTGTCCTCTCTCGGGAAGAACTGGCACCGGCCCTGTCTGCGCTGTGAGAGATGCAGTAAGACTCTGGCTCCTGGGAGCCACGCGGAG CATGATGGACAGCCGTACTGCCACAAACCGTGCTACGCTGTGCTGTTTGGGCCCAAAG GTGTAAACACCGGAGGTGTCGGCAGCTACATCTACGACGAGCCTGAAGCTGAGGCACAGCCCTGA